In Hoeflea ulvae, one genomic interval encodes:
- a CDS encoding S-(hydroxymethyl)glutathione dehydrogenase/class III alcohol dehydrogenase, with protein MRTRAAVAVEAGKPLEVMEVNLDGPRAGEVLVEIKATGLCHTDEFTRSGADPEGIFPAILGHEGAGVVLEIGEGVTTLAVGDHVIPLYTPECRECEYCLNPKTNLCQKIRSTQGQGLLPDGSTRFSMLDGTPIHHYMGCSTFANHTVVPEIALAKVRKDAPFDKICYIGCGVTTGIGAVINTAKVEIGSRAIVFGLGGIGLNVIQGLRLAGADQIVGVDLNDSKETMGRHFGMTDFVNPSKVEGDLVAHLVELTGGGADYTFDATGNVGVMRTALEASHKGWGESIIIGVAPAGAEISTRPFQLVTGRSWRGTAFGGARGRTDVPKIVDWYMQGKIEIDPMITHKLSLDEINKGFDLMHAGESIRAVVEF; from the coding sequence ATGCGCACACGTGCAGCCGTCGCAGTCGAAGCTGGCAAACCGCTTGAGGTGATGGAGGTGAATCTCGACGGCCCCAGAGCGGGCGAGGTCCTTGTCGAGATCAAGGCCACCGGCCTGTGCCATACCGACGAATTTACCCGCTCGGGCGCCGACCCGGAAGGCATCTTCCCCGCTATTTTAGGCCATGAAGGCGCCGGCGTTGTGCTCGAGATCGGCGAAGGCGTGACCACGCTCGCCGTCGGTGATCACGTCATCCCGCTGTACACGCCCGAATGCCGCGAGTGCGAATATTGCCTGAACCCGAAAACCAATCTGTGCCAGAAAATCCGCAGCACCCAGGGCCAGGGTCTGCTGCCGGACGGCTCCACCCGGTTTTCCATGCTCGATGGCACGCCGATCCATCATTATATGGGCTGCTCGACCTTCGCCAACCACACGGTTGTGCCCGAGATCGCGCTGGCCAAGGTCCGCAAGGACGCTCCGTTCGACAAGATCTGCTATATCGGCTGCGGCGTGACCACCGGCATCGGCGCGGTGATCAACACCGCCAAGGTCGAGATCGGCAGCCGGGCGATCGTCTTCGGGCTGGGCGGCATCGGCCTGAACGTGATCCAGGGGCTGCGTCTTGCCGGGGCCGACCAGATTGTCGGTGTCGACCTCAATGACAGCAAGGAAACCATGGGCCGGCATTTCGGCATGACCGATTTCGTCAATCCGTCCAAGGTCGAGGGCGATCTCGTGGCCCATCTGGTCGAACTAACCGGTGGCGGGGCGGACTACACTTTTGACGCCACCGGCAATGTCGGCGTGATGCGCACCGCGCTGGAGGCGTCGCACAAGGGGTGGGGCGAAAGCATCATCATCGGTGTGGCGCCTGCCGGGGCGGAGATCAGCACCCGGCCTTTCCAGCTGGTCACCGGACGCAGCTGGCGCGGCACCGCCTTTGGCGGCGCGCGCGGCCGGACCGATGTCCCCAAGATCGTCGACTGGTACATGCAGGGCAAGATCGAGATCGATCCGATGATCACCCACAAGCTCAGCCTTGACGAGATCAACAAGGGCTTCGATCTGATGCATGCGGGCGAGAGCATCCGCGCAGTCGTGGAGTTCTGA
- a CDS encoding quinoprotein relay system zinc metallohydrolase 2, with protein sequence MFEAIIGLCLLSDPALCRDMLVPGYEAGTRAACERLLADSQSQSIPRPDPGPKVRFSSGEPRCAPAGPVASFGEVAPGVFVHRGMISDAATGNAGDVSNVGFVIGESVVAVIDSGGSRQVAESIYRAVRRQTSLPIGYVILTHMHPDHVLGASVFAEAGARVIGHAGLPRALQDRQEAYLANFGRLIGAAGFLGTEVVLPDSVVDQTAELDLGNRVLALQAWPDAHSGTDLTVGDPRTGILFAGDLLFDEHAPALDGSALGWRDVLARLQALPYQKIVPGHGGPLLDWPQAAAPLQDYLDVLIDDTRAAIARGDTLGQAAETVAQSQSDHWALFELFNPRNATVAYTELEWE encoded by the coding sequence TTGTTCGAGGCAATCATAGGTCTCTGCCTGCTGTCTGACCCGGCGCTGTGCCGGGATATGCTGGTTCCAGGCTATGAAGCCGGCACGCGCGCGGCCTGCGAGCGCTTGCTTGCCGATAGCCAATCCCAGTCCATCCCCCGGCCGGATCCCGGCCCGAAAGTCCGGTTTTCCAGCGGCGAGCCCCGCTGCGCGCCCGCCGGGCCGGTGGCGAGCTTCGGCGAAGTCGCGCCCGGCGTGTTCGTGCATCGCGGCATGATCAGCGATGCGGCGACCGGCAATGCGGGCGATGTGTCAAATGTCGGCTTCGTGATCGGCGAGAGCGTGGTTGCGGTGATTGACAGTGGCGGTTCGCGCCAGGTGGCCGAAAGCATCTACCGCGCCGTGCGGCGGCAGACATCGCTTCCGATAGGCTATGTCATCCTGACCCATATGCACCCCGATCACGTGCTGGGCGCATCGGTCTTTGCCGAGGCCGGTGCCAGGGTGATCGGCCATGCCGGCCTGCCGCGCGCCCTGCAGGACCGGCAGGAGGCCTATCTTGCCAATTTCGGCCGGCTGATCGGCGCGGCCGGATTTCTCGGAACCGAGGTGGTGCTGCCCGACAGCGTGGTCGACCAGACCGCGGAGCTCGACCTGGGAAACCGCGTGCTTGCATTGCAGGCCTGGCCGGATGCCCATAGCGGTACCGATCTGACGGTCGGCGACCCACGCACCGGCATACTGTTTGCCGGCGATCTGCTGTTTGACGAGCATGCCCCGGCGCTCGACGGCTCGGCGCTGGGGTGGCGTGACGTGCTGGCACGGCTGCAGGCATTGCCTTACCAGAAGATCGTGCCGGGCCATGGCGGGCCGCTGCTGGACTGGCCGCAAGCTGCAGCACCGCTGCAGGACTATCTCGATGTGCTGATCGACGACACGCGCGCGGCAATCGCCCGTGGCGACACGCTGGGGCAGGCGGCCGAAACCGTTGCCCAGTCGCAGTCGGATCACTGGGCGCTGTTCGAGCTGTTCAATCCGCGCAATGCGACGGTGGCCTATACCGAACTCGAATGGGAATGA
- a CDS encoding quinoprotein dehydrogenase-associated SoxYZ-like carrier — protein sequence MKHLLIASLISLISHGAIAQENLLIDSTSWAELQDDFVDAAGLKDGADLFAVDAPYRAHDAATVPVTISQSADAAPIDRAMVIIDENPAPMAASLVFGAAMAPLNFELRVRVNQYSNVRVIAQTAEGSFMNGRYVKASGGCSAPASRDPEVALASMGQMRLRLFEQPAQMSGQRREAQIMIRHPNYSGLQRDQITQLFIGAHFIDELEVYQGDELLFSLEGGISISENPVFRFGYRDNGSAAFRVRASDTEGNVFEQTLPKATQS from the coding sequence ATGAAACATCTTCTCATAGCATCGTTGATTTCGCTCATTTCCCATGGCGCGATCGCCCAGGAAAACCTCTTGATCGACAGTACAAGCTGGGCAGAGCTTCAGGATGACTTCGTCGATGCGGCCGGCCTCAAGGATGGCGCGGACCTGTTTGCCGTTGACGCCCCCTATCGCGCGCATGATGCCGCGACCGTTCCGGTCACGATCTCCCAATCCGCCGATGCCGCGCCGATCGACCGCGCCATGGTGATCATTGATGAAAATCCGGCGCCGATGGCGGCCTCGCTTGTGTTCGGCGCGGCGATGGCGCCGCTGAACTTCGAGCTTCGCGTCCGGGTCAACCAGTATTCCAATGTGCGGGTGATTGCGCAGACGGCGGAAGGCAGCTTCATGAACGGGCGCTATGTCAAGGCCTCGGGCGGCTGTTCGGCTCCCGCCTCGCGCGACCCGGAGGTGGCGCTGGCCTCCATGGGACAGATGCGGCTGCGGCTGTTCGAACAACCCGCGCAGATGTCGGGACAGCGCCGCGAAGCGCAGATCATGATCCGGCACCCGAACTATTCCGGCCTGCAGCGGGACCAGATCACGCAGCTTTTCATCGGCGCCCATTTTATCGACGAGCTGGAAGTCTATCAGGGCGACGAGCTGCTCTTCAGTCTTGAGGGCGGCATTTCAATCAGCGAGAACCCGGTCTTCCGCTTTGGCTATCGCGACAATGGCAGTGCGGCATTCCGGGTACGCGCCAGCGACACCGAAGGCAATGTGTTCGAGCAGACCCTGCCCAAGGCGACGCAGAGCTGA
- a CDS encoding hybrid sensor histidine kinase/response regulator yields MIDHNQPLEIQVAKQDKIIKALVRRANQRHELGHSAYSLFQSAVTLQSKVSEKTRNLEAALNTLGQTSTELETSEEARNQTQQSLTDALESIDGGLALFTDGKLRVCNDFFKGLISDVRGIVEPGLTLTQYFDAVTNSSDVTPAKDTGPLTVQRLQRGSGVAQFVFALKNDRWFVINYRQTSRNNTVVLQTEITAIVRSNRLEKNRLIDAQEHFLKAAVDNMPQGVCTFSADGTLLIKNMQFVSLLQLPIQLTRVGTSYAQITEYLDSRKLVGSLPHSSFPGLMRYLLRANSLHLRRRHASGTVLDIDVSPLPDGGCIVNVVDVTAQSQTTEELENRVQKRTQELTNVNTELRRQYAALAQVEEDLRLAKAEVENAMTSKTRFFAAASHDLLQPINAAKLLISSLGDMALNAQTEEIVHRLNRSFRSTETLLHGLLDIARLESVDMKLQVSEFAVDSVLNKVVEDIGPLAAEKGLRLSVVPSGVWVRSDRRYLSRSLQNLVNNAIQYTEKGRVLVGCRRRGDKVVLEVWDTGIGISKRDQVRIFQEFTRVDSSSGSNYGMGLGLSIVQRACAHLGHEVAVRSKPGVGSVFSITLPMVKTGEMAEIDQANPSVSPSTAMDLIILLIENDPDVLFAMAQKLESWGASVLACASTAEALQMVADIDMSPDIILADFQLDGSDTGVDSILALRRQTGVDLPAIVITGHQESKIKDLGVQHRFSVLTKPVKLSRLRPLIDWKTRRAPPVNDDR; encoded by the coding sequence ATGATCGATCACAATCAGCCGCTTGAGATCCAGGTTGCGAAGCAGGACAAGATCATCAAGGCGCTGGTGCGGCGGGCAAACCAGCGTCACGAACTGGGCCATTCGGCCTATTCGCTGTTCCAGTCGGCCGTCACCCTGCAGAGCAAGGTGTCCGAGAAAACCCGCAATCTCGAGGCGGCGCTCAACACGCTGGGCCAGACCAGCACCGAACTCGAAACTTCGGAAGAGGCGCGCAACCAGACTCAACAAAGCCTGACCGACGCCTTGGAATCGATCGATGGCGGACTGGCGCTGTTTACCGATGGCAAGCTGCGGGTCTGCAATGACTTCTTCAAGGGACTGATTTCGGATGTGCGCGGCATTGTCGAACCGGGGCTGACGCTGACGCAATATTTCGATGCGGTGACCAACAGCAGCGATGTCACGCCGGCCAAGGACACCGGTCCGCTGACCGTGCAGAGGCTGCAACGCGGCAGCGGCGTGGCGCAGTTCGTCTTCGCCCTGAAGAACGATCGCTGGTTCGTCATCAACTACCGCCAGACCAGCCGCAACAACACCGTTGTCCTGCAGACCGAGATCACCGCGATCGTGCGCTCCAACCGCCTGGAAAAGAACCGGCTGATCGACGCGCAGGAGCATTTCCTCAAGGCTGCGGTCGACAACATGCCGCAAGGGGTGTGCACCTTTTCCGCCGACGGCACCCTGCTGATCAAGAACATGCAGTTTGTCAGCCTGCTGCAATTGCCGATCCAGTTGACGCGGGTCGGCACCTCCTACGCCCAGATCACCGAATATCTCGATTCCCGCAAACTTGTCGGCTCCCTGCCGCACAGCAGTTTCCCCGGGCTGATGCGCTATCTGCTGCGCGCCAACAGCCTGCATCTGCGCCGCCGGCACGCCAGCGGCACCGTGCTCGATATCGATGTGAGCCCGCTGCCGGACGGCGGCTGCATCGTCAATGTGGTCGATGTCACCGCCCAGTCGCAGACCACCGAGGAGCTGGAAAACCGGGTGCAGAAGCGAACCCAGGAACTGACCAATGTGAACACCGAGCTGCGCCGGCAATATGCGGCCCTGGCCCAGGTCGAGGAAGACCTGCGGCTTGCTAAGGCCGAGGTCGAGAATGCGATGACATCGAAGACGCGGTTCTTCGCCGCGGCCAGCCACGATCTGCTGCAGCCGATCAATGCGGCCAAGCTGCTGATCTCGTCGCTCGGCGACATGGCGCTGAACGCGCAGACCGAGGAGATCGTGCATCGCCTCAACCGCTCGTTCCGCTCGACGGAGACCCTGCTGCACGGACTGCTTGATATCGCCCGGCTGGAATCGGTCGACATGAAGCTGCAGGTGAGCGAGTTTGCCGTGGATTCGGTGCTCAACAAGGTTGTCGAAGACATCGGGCCGCTGGCGGCCGAAAAGGGATTGCGGCTGAGCGTGGTGCCGTCCGGGGTCTGGGTTCGCAGCGACCGGCGCTATCTGTCGCGCTCGCTGCAGAACCTCGTCAACAATGCCATCCAGTATACCGAAAAGGGCCGGGTCCTGGTCGGCTGCCGGCGGCGCGGCGACAAGGTGGTGCTCGAGGTCTGGGACACCGGCATCGGCATTTCGAAACGCGACCAGGTGCGGATATTCCAGGAGTTCACGCGGGTGGATTCCTCCTCGGGCAGCAATTACGGCATGGGCCTGGGCCTGTCGATCGTGCAGCGTGCCTGTGCGCATCTGGGCCACGAGGTCGCGGTCCGCTCCAAGCCCGGCGTCGGGTCGGTGTTTTCCATCACCCTTCCGATGGTAAAAACCGGCGAGATGGCGGAGATTGATCAGGCCAATCCCTCGGTCAGTCCCTCCACAGCCATGGATCTGATCATCCTGCTCATTGAAAACGACCCCGACGTGTTGTTTGCAATGGCGCAGAAGCTCGAAAGCTGGGGCGCCAGCGTCCTGGCCTGCGCCTCGACCGCCGAAGCGCTGCAGATGGTCGCCGACATCGACATGAGCCCGGATATCATCCTGGCCGATTTCCAGCTCGACGGCTCGGATACGGGCGTCGACAGCATCCTGGCGCTGCGGCGCCAGACCGGCGTCGATCTGCCGGCGATCGTGATCACCGGCCATCAGGAAAGCAAGATCAAGGATCTGGGCGTGCAGCACCGGTTCTCGGTGCTGACCAAGCCGGTGAAACTGTCCCGCTTGCGGCCGCTGATCGACTGGAAGACACGGCGCGCGCCGCCTGTCAACGACGACCGTTAA
- a CDS encoding FIST N-terminal domain-containing protein codes for MNKTDDAFATSRIVSVGVSTAEDAESAVAEAAAQLSDHAICFILVFVPERLSETSVADALNRHLPQTPMFGCTSAGQITPQGYADQALVLVAFLRAHFRCSSKLFHPLKPVSIEKTALEAQTLARRFHTTANWNRFAITIADGLSKQEDVLVAALEAGLAGMPVFGGSAGHGVAYDATYVLHDGKFYDNAAVLLIVETDLDFERIKFDHITPTEQQLVVTEANPEDRIVNEINGSPAAEEYARLIGCELADLSPRVFAENPVLVRNLDSWYVRAIQEALEDGSLAFLSAIENGLVLTLGRGKEIIETMNAELAVAGPKGEAPHFVLGFDCVLRRLEIDQKNLSEAASDILRKRRVVGFNTYGEQFDGIHMNQTFLGIAFFTPRREITL; via the coding sequence ATGAACAAGACCGATGATGCCTTTGCCACGTCACGCATTGTATCGGTGGGGGTCTCTACGGCTGAAGACGCCGAAAGCGCCGTGGCCGAGGCCGCGGCCCAGCTGTCCGACCATGCCATCTGTTTCATTCTGGTGTTCGTGCCGGAGCGGCTGAGCGAAACCTCGGTGGCGGACGCGCTCAACCGGCATCTGCCGCAGACGCCGATGTTCGGCTGCACCAGCGCCGGCCAGATCACTCCGCAGGGCTATGCCGACCAGGCGCTGGTGCTGGTGGCGTTTCTGCGCGCCCATTTCCGCTGTTCGTCAAAGCTGTTTCATCCGCTCAAGCCGGTCTCCATCGAGAAGACCGCGCTGGAAGCGCAGACGCTGGCGCGGCGGTTTCACACCACGGCCAACTGGAACCGGTTTGCAATCACCATTGCCGACGGGCTGTCGAAACAGGAAGACGTGCTGGTGGCCGCGCTCGAGGCCGGGCTGGCCGGAATGCCGGTCTTTGGCGGCTCGGCCGGCCACGGCGTTGCCTATGACGCGACCTATGTGCTGCATGACGGCAAGTTCTACGACAATGCAGCGGTGCTATTGATCGTTGAAACCGATCTCGACTTCGAACGCATCAAGTTCGATCACATCACCCCTACGGAACAGCAGCTGGTGGTGACCGAGGCCAATCCCGAGGACCGGATCGTCAACGAAATAAACGGCAGCCCCGCCGCGGAGGAATATGCAAGGCTGATCGGCTGCGAGCTGGCCGATTTGTCGCCGCGGGTCTTTGCCGAAAATCCGGTGCTGGTGCGCAATCTGGACAGCTGGTACGTCCGGGCGATCCAGGAGGCGCTGGAGGACGGGTCGCTGGCATTCCTGTCTGCCATCGAGAACGGGCTGGTGCTGACGCTGGGCCGCGGCAAGGAAATCATCGAGACCATGAATGCCGAACTGGCGGTGGCCGGCCCGAAGGGCGAAGCGCCGCATTTCGTGCTGGGTTTCGACTGCGTGTTGCGGCGCCTGGAGATCGACCAGAAAAACCTGTCGGAGGCTGCCTCCGACATTCTGCGAAAGCGCAGGGTGGTGGGTTTCAACACCTATGGCGAACAGTTTGACGGAATCCACATGAACCAGACCTTCCTGGGCATCGCGTTCTTCACGCCCCGCCGCGAGATCACTCTATGA
- a CDS encoding response regulator translates to MPENGKAKSVSINLTLVVDDHPLYCDAMAASLSTAFRIQQVKAVNSLREAREFLSAGVVPDLVILDLGLPDAKGISGFLSLKDILPDVPILVISADSSDETIQAVMEAGATGFVPKHAPRTVLAEALEKVQDGSIFLPPNYCPIPRSEDHNAINVHEISERIARLTPQQSRIMNLICAGKPNKLIAYELSVAEGTVKAHITALLRRLGVSNRTQAAVLVSNVAPDMSSQLSDIDARRQLS, encoded by the coding sequence ATGCCAGAGAACGGGAAGGCCAAAAGTGTATCCATCAACCTGACCTTGGTTGTGGACGACCATCCGCTTTACTGCGACGCAATGGCCGCGTCTTTGTCCACGGCTTTCAGGATCCAGCAGGTCAAGGCGGTCAATTCACTGCGGGAGGCGCGTGAATTTCTGTCGGCCGGGGTTGTGCCGGACCTGGTGATCCTGGATCTGGGATTGCCCGATGCCAAGGGAATCAGCGGGTTTTTGAGTCTGAAGGACATCCTGCCGGATGTGCCGATTCTGGTAATCTCGGCCGATTCCAGTGACGAGACGATCCAGGCGGTGATGGAGGCGGGCGCGACCGGCTTCGTGCCCAAGCATGCGCCGCGAACGGTGCTGGCCGAGGCATTGGAAAAAGTTCAGGACGGCTCGATCTTTCTGCCGCCGAATTATTGTCCGATCCCGCGGTCCGAGGATCACAATGCCATCAATGTGCACGAGATTTCGGAGCGGATCGCCCGGCTGACACCGCAGCAGTCCAGGATCATGAACCTGATCTGTGCCGGCAAGCCCAACAAGCTGATTGCCTATGAGCTGTCGGTGGCGGAAGGGACGGTGAAGGCGCATATCACCGCCCTGTTGCGCCGGCTCGGGGTCAGCAACCGCACCCAGGCCGCGGTGCTGGTCAGCAATGTCGCGCCGGACATGTCCAGCCAGCTCTCCGACATCGATGCACGCAGACAGCTGAGCTAG